In the Flagellimonas sp. HMM57 genome, one interval contains:
- a CDS encoding N-acetylmuramoyl-L-alanine amidase — protein sequence MNKSQLAFFTFLFVSLSLTSFNKNDTEVQTKDKFVVVLDAGHGGHDPGNLGNGYLEKNIALAIVLKTGEELKKNSDVKVIYTRDDDSFVDLFVRGKIANDANADLFVSVHCDSHSSDAHGAGTFVLGLHANRQNFEVAKKENSVIYLEDNYEQRYAEYDINSPESVIGLTIMQEEFLDNSILLGKVLQDNFTKQLKRKDRKVKQAGFIVLHQTFMPSVLVETGFLTNVNEGKYLNSEKGQREMGKAIAQAILTYKKNVDTGLDIASEVDVVEDIPEVVNASTETKKPADEKANAQKVTPTTNPEEKKTEIVDTSSNSEPSNTAGVIFKVQLMASAKNIPLTGANFNELDMLSKEPFNNLYRYMYGNASTYNDAKRLKAKADAKGYTTSYIVAYKDGVRVSLSEAIK from the coding sequence ATGAATAAAAGTCAGTTAGCTTTCTTTACTTTTCTATTTGTCTCGCTTTCATTGACTTCATTTAACAAAAATGATACCGAAGTACAAACAAAGGATAAATTCGTCGTTGTTTTGGATGCCGGACATGGTGGTCATGATCCAGGTAATTTGGGAAACGGTTATCTCGAAAAGAATATTGCTTTAGCGATTGTTTTGAAAACAGGAGAAGAATTAAAGAAAAATTCAGATGTAAAAGTCATTTACACAAGAGATGATGATTCCTTTGTCGATCTTTTTGTAAGGGGCAAAATTGCAAATGATGCAAATGCCGACCTCTTTGTGTCCGTGCACTGTGATTCACATTCTTCAGATGCTCATGGTGCAGGAACCTTTGTTTTGGGGCTTCATGCCAATAGGCAAAACTTTGAAGTTGCTAAAAAGGAAAACTCCGTAATCTATTTAGAGGATAACTATGAACAACGTTATGCCGAGTATGACATTAATTCGCCAGAATCCGTTATTGGGTTGACTATAATGCAAGAAGAGTTTCTAGACAATAGTATTTTATTGGGGAAAGTATTGCAGGATAACTTTACAAAACAATTAAAAAGAAAAGATAGAAAAGTAAAACAAGCAGGGTTTATTGTGCTTCACCAGACCTTTATGCCAAGCGTATTGGTAGAAACAGGATTTTTGACCAATGTAAATGAAGGTAAGTATTTAAATTCTGAAAAGGGACAAAGGGAAATGGGAAAGGCCATTGCACAAGCAATTTTGACCTACAAAAAGAATGTTGATACTGGACTTGATATAGCTAGTGAAGTTGACGTTGTTGAGGATATCCCAGAGGTTGTCAATGCTTCCACGGAAACCAAAAAACCAGCAGACGAAAAGGCTAATGCCCAAAAAGTCACCCCTACCACTAATCCAGAAGAGAAGAAAACGGAAATTGTGGATACCTCCTCAAATTCCGAACCGTCCAATACAGCAGGCGTGATCTTTAAAGTGCAACTAATGGCCAGTGCTAAGAACATCCCACTCACGGGAGCCAATTTTAATGAGTTGGATATGTTGTCCAAAGAACCCTTTAACAACTTGTATCGTTACATGTACGGTAATGCAAGTACATACAATGACGCAAAACGTTTAAAGGCAAAGGCAGATGCCAAGGGGTATACTACCTCCTATATTGTTGCTTACAAAGATGGTGTAAGGGTTTCATTATCAGAGGCCATCAAATAG